The following coding sequences are from one Mycobacterium bourgelatii window:
- a CDS encoding acyl-CoA dehydrogenase family protein, whose product MDFNDTAPEAQFRAELRQWLAEHAAEATIPADPAARADAQNAWHQTLYEAGYIGLSFPVEYGGHGKPPIYEAILNDELGRAGAPPIEGVGHLSNALRLFGNDQQRDDLLPGLLSGRVRWCQGFSEPEAGSDLAGLKTRAELVDVDGRPVFRVNGRKIWTSFGAVADWCFLLCRTEPDAAKHAGISVLLVPMSTPGIEVRPIVNAARNREFTQITFDDVHVPVENLLGERGQGWAIANQLLAYERGPSDINWISRLSTQLRRLEDDIRAGRLDDSPAIRARLGESYVALRALQIKVQRSLTERQQGKLPGPEGSIDKLLLTRADQLFAHTMMDLRGADPLLTEGLEWDVYVWSRSASIYGGTAQIQRNIVAQRVLGLPRS is encoded by the coding sequence GTGGACTTCAACGACACCGCACCCGAAGCGCAATTTCGCGCCGAACTTCGGCAGTGGCTCGCCGAACATGCCGCCGAAGCCACCATCCCAGCGGATCCCGCCGCCCGTGCAGACGCCCAGAATGCCTGGCATCAAACGCTTTACGAGGCGGGGTATATCGGCCTTTCGTTCCCCGTCGAGTATGGGGGACACGGCAAGCCACCCATCTACGAGGCGATCCTCAACGACGAACTTGGCCGAGCGGGCGCTCCGCCCATCGAGGGTGTCGGTCACCTCAGCAACGCATTGCGGCTGTTCGGGAACGACCAACAGCGGGACGACCTCTTGCCCGGCTTGTTGTCCGGCCGCGTGCGGTGGTGTCAAGGGTTCTCCGAACCCGAGGCGGGCTCCGACCTGGCCGGTCTGAAGACCCGGGCCGAGTTGGTCGACGTCGACGGCCGTCCGGTGTTCCGTGTCAACGGACGCAAGATCTGGACCAGCTTCGGGGCCGTTGCCGACTGGTGCTTCCTGCTGTGCCGGACCGAACCTGACGCGGCCAAGCACGCCGGTATCTCGGTGCTGCTGGTTCCCATGTCCACACCGGGCATCGAGGTGCGGCCCATCGTGAACGCCGCAAGAAACCGGGAATTCACCCAGATCACTTTCGACGACGTCCACGTGCCGGTCGAAAACCTCCTCGGCGAACGCGGCCAGGGCTGGGCCATCGCCAATCAGCTGCTGGCTTACGAACGAGGACCCAGTGACATCAATTGGATCAGTCGCCTCTCAACTCAGCTGAGGCGGTTGGAGGACGATATCCGCGCCGGTCGACTGGACGACTCACCCGCGATTCGGGCGCGGCTCGGCGAGTCATATGTTGCGCTGCGGGCGTTGCAGATCAAGGTGCAGCGATCTCTCACCGAGCGGCAGCAGGGAAAGCTTCCCGGGCCGGAGGGATCAATTGACAAGCTGCTCCTCACCCGCGCGGACCAGTTGTTCGCCCACACCATGATGGATCTGCGCGGCGCCGACCCGCTGCTCACCGAAGGTTTGGAGTGGGACGTCTACGTCTGGTCGCGCTCGGCGAGCATCTACGGTGGGACCGCGCAAATTCAACGCAATATCGTCGCGCAGCGCGTGCTCGGCCTGCCGCGCAGCTGA
- a CDS encoding cytochrome P450, translated as MRATRELMYSPFSKAIFDDPYPVYRRLRDEAPVYRDPDDRWWVLSRFDDVSQALRDWETFSSKLGPAPENPDNDGRKYSVISMDPPRHDRIRGVLKGFFTPKAVAAMDAALQRVVATHMDRLRPGTTVDAMEAFAFSVPTDVIGDLLGVPHGDRAQLRVWWEDFLTREEGQVAMPAKAIQANRMISQYIGDLIDRRRTDPGDDLISIVLRATFDDPETGGERSLTGHEVLMFCNLLSAAGSETTQKLISNGLVALAEHPDQWQRIIKDRSLIPIAVNEALRYDTPSHWVARTLTRPIERHGVTMNAGDWVLLLLGSANRDERRYQDPDRFVIGRPRGTDVYFGWGIHICLGQWLARREAQLVFDYVARKFPDYTIGACERVLTATVRGYTSVEMTLR; from the coding sequence GTGCGGGCAACCAGGGAGTTGATGTATTCGCCGTTCTCCAAGGCGATCTTCGACGATCCGTACCCTGTCTATCGCCGCTTGCGTGACGAGGCGCCCGTGTACCGGGACCCCGACGACCGTTGGTGGGTGCTGTCCCGGTTCGACGACGTCTCGCAGGCCCTGCGCGACTGGGAAACCTTCTCGTCCAAACTGGGTCCGGCGCCGGAGAACCCCGACAACGACGGCCGAAAATACTCGGTGATCTCCATGGATCCCCCCCGTCACGACCGCATTCGTGGTGTCCTCAAAGGCTTCTTCACACCAAAAGCCGTCGCGGCGATGGACGCCGCGCTGCAAAGGGTTGTCGCCACACACATGGACCGACTGCGTCCGGGTACCACCGTCGACGCCATGGAGGCCTTCGCGTTCTCGGTTCCCACCGACGTGATCGGTGACCTGCTCGGGGTGCCGCACGGCGATCGCGCCCAACTTCGCGTCTGGTGGGAAGACTTCCTCACCCGCGAGGAAGGCCAAGTCGCCATGCCGGCTAAAGCGATCCAAGCAAACCGGATGATCAGCCAGTACATCGGCGACCTGATCGACCGCCGGCGAACCGACCCAGGCGATGACCTGATCAGCATCGTCCTGCGGGCCACCTTCGACGACCCCGAAACGGGTGGTGAGCGTTCGCTGACGGGGCACGAGGTGCTCATGTTCTGCAATCTGCTGTCGGCGGCCGGATCGGAGACCACACAGAAATTGATCTCCAACGGCTTGGTGGCGCTTGCGGAGCACCCGGATCAGTGGCAACGAATCATTAAGGACCGCAGCCTGATTCCGATCGCGGTCAACGAGGCGCTGCGCTACGACACACCCAGTCATTGGGTGGCGCGCACCCTGACGCGGCCCATCGAGCGCCACGGCGTGACGATGAACGCCGGTGACTGGGTGCTGCTGCTGCTGGGCAGCGCCAACCGGGACGAACGCCGCTATCAGGATCCCGACCGCTTCGTCATCGGCAGGCCCCGGGGCACCGACGTGTATTTCGGTTGGGGTATCCACATCTGCCTCGGGCAATGGCTGGCGCGCCGCGAGGCGCAGCTCGTCTTCGACTACGTTGCAAGAAAATTTCCGGACTACACCATTGGGGCGTGCGAGCGGGTGTTGACCGCGACGGTGCGTGGCTACACCAGCGTGGAGATGACGTTGCGCTGA
- a CDS encoding acyl-CoA dehydrogenase family protein, with the protein MEICLTDEQQLLQDTAGRLAKTLGVEGSERLPSAETLAAQWRDVVELGVPTLRSSAHCGLEASGVETVIVIEQLARTLSAVPVIGQAVLATELLEAADAEHELDLVAGGNLRVAPVLSAALTEFGTAGEKALAFDAVGATHALIETRLDGQRRLVCAPLGGAKSDALDLTREFRRVPADLAEAGTVIGKSISDERWQRATALAMTAIAADLVGVMQGALDDAVQYAGERTQFDVKIGSFQAIGHLLADALVQVEGARSCLWHAAWAIDQLPVDEARLAAMTAKAYASAAGREVVETSVQVFGGIAITWEHVSHLRLRRALLDRRLFGDETVHYEAIGAMRLANRELA; encoded by the coding sequence ATGGAAATCTGCCTCACCGACGAGCAGCAACTGCTGCAGGACACCGCGGGCCGGCTTGCAAAGACCCTTGGCGTCGAAGGTTCCGAGCGACTGCCTTCCGCGGAGACACTCGCCGCCCAGTGGCGCGACGTGGTCGAACTAGGGGTGCCGACGCTGCGTTCGTCCGCGCACTGCGGTCTCGAGGCAAGTGGCGTCGAAACCGTCATCGTCATCGAGCAACTCGCGCGCACGCTCAGCGCGGTGCCGGTGATCGGTCAAGCGGTGCTGGCCACCGAACTGCTCGAGGCGGCCGACGCTGAGCACGAGTTGGACCTAGTCGCCGGCGGCAACTTGCGGGTCGCGCCCGTATTGAGCGCTGCCTTAACCGAATTCGGTACCGCAGGGGAGAAAGCACTCGCATTCGACGCCGTGGGAGCCACCCATGCGCTAATAGAGACCCGGCTGGACGGGCAACGCCGGCTGGTCTGCGCGCCCTTGGGCGGGGCCAAGTCGGACGCCTTGGATCTCACTCGCGAGTTCCGCCGCGTACCAGCGGATCTGGCAGAAGCTGGCACCGTCATCGGGAAGTCGATCAGCGACGAGAGGTGGCAGCGGGCGACTGCGCTGGCCATGACGGCGATCGCCGCCGATCTTGTCGGGGTCATGCAGGGGGCGCTCGATGATGCGGTGCAGTATGCCGGCGAGCGCACCCAGTTCGACGTGAAAATCGGCTCCTTCCAGGCCATCGGGCACTTACTCGCCGACGCGCTGGTGCAGGTCGAGGGCGCCCGCAGTTGCCTATGGCATGCCGCGTGGGCCATCGACCAACTCCCGGTCGATGAGGCACGTCTGGCCGCGATGACGGCCAAAGCATATGCCTCCGCGGCTGGGCGCGAGGTGGTGGAGACATCCGTTCAGGTGTTCGGCGGAATCGCTATCACCTGGGAGCACGTGTCACATCTACGGCTGCGTCGCGCGCTGCTTGATCGGCGGTTGTTCGGTGACGAGACGGTCCACTACGAGGCCATCGGGGCAATGCGCCTGGCGAACCGGGAGCTCGCGTAA
- a CDS encoding mycofactocin-coupled SDR family oxidoreductase, translating to MQRLSGRLSGKVAVITGAARGQGRSHAIHLADEGADIIALDICADIETNQYPLATREDLDETVKLVEKSGRRAISAVADVRDRVSLKKAIDEAVAELGGLHVVVANAGICPLGNNVPSRGFMDAFDVDFVGVVNAVHASIDHLRAGASIIVTGSVAGLVPQKDLATGGGPQGPGGAGYGLAKKMLGEYTKGLALTLAPEQIRINTVHPTNVNTGMLHNSAMYRTFRPDLPDPSREDAELVFPLLQLMPVPWIEPEDVSHLVVYLASDESRYVTGQQLFVDAGAGLKMGI from the coding sequence ATGCAGCGTCTGAGCGGCCGGCTGAGCGGCAAGGTGGCCGTGATCACGGGTGCGGCGCGGGGACAGGGTCGAAGCCACGCCATCCACCTTGCGGACGAGGGTGCCGACATCATCGCGCTGGACATCTGCGCCGACATCGAGACCAATCAGTATCCGCTGGCTACCCGCGAGGATCTGGACGAGACCGTCAAGCTCGTCGAAAAGTCAGGTCGGAGGGCGATATCTGCTGTTGCCGATGTACGTGACCGCGTCTCGTTGAAGAAGGCGATCGACGAGGCCGTCGCGGAGCTGGGCGGCCTGCACGTTGTCGTGGCGAACGCGGGAATTTGCCCACTGGGCAACAATGTTCCGTCGCGGGGATTCATGGACGCGTTCGACGTCGACTTTGTCGGCGTCGTGAACGCGGTCCACGCGAGCATCGATCACTTGCGGGCGGGTGCCTCGATCATCGTTACCGGATCGGTGGCCGGGCTTGTCCCGCAAAAGGATCTGGCCACTGGGGGTGGGCCACAGGGCCCCGGCGGCGCCGGCTACGGGCTCGCCAAGAAGATGCTGGGGGAGTACACCAAGGGGCTTGCCCTGACATTGGCGCCCGAGCAGATTCGCATCAACACCGTGCACCCAACCAACGTCAACACCGGGATGTTGCACAACTCGGCGATGTACCGGACATTTCGTCCGGACCTGCCTGACCCGAGTCGAGAGGACGCCGAACTCGTCTTTCCGCTGCTGCAGCTCATGCCGGTCCCGTGGATAGAGCCCGAGGACGTCTCCCATCTGGTGGTGTACCTGGCCTCCGACGAATCCCGGTACGTCACCGGACAGCAGCTGTTCGTCGATGCGGGCGCTGGCCTGAAAATGGGTATCTAG
- a CDS encoding nuclear transport factor 2 family protein, whose protein sequence is MPQEGVLGAAAVRDMLAREEIHQLAYRYAAAIETRDVDAMADLFVPHARFGEYGGGRDGLRLLMSRSLRESVFSVILVANHIIELDGEDRGHGQVWAQCFAQTHSDGFIEQLIRYDDRYEKHAGRWCFLHRRHRLYYGVRRENSPLTQRAAQWPANQIGVGDLPLSDPTFIDWRNTTKTVAPPQHNEPPR, encoded by the coding sequence TTGCCACAGGAAGGGGTGCTCGGCGCAGCAGCGGTCCGGGACATGTTGGCACGCGAGGAGATTCACCAGCTTGCCTATCGCTATGCCGCCGCGATCGAGACCCGCGATGTTGACGCGATGGCTGACCTGTTCGTTCCGCACGCCCGGTTCGGCGAGTACGGAGGGGGCCGCGACGGGCTGCGGTTGCTGATGTCACGGAGCCTCCGGGAAAGCGTCTTCTCGGTCATTCTCGTCGCCAACCACATCATCGAACTCGACGGCGAGGACCGCGGACATGGGCAAGTCTGGGCACAGTGCTTCGCGCAGACCCACTCCGACGGGTTCATCGAACAACTCATCAGATACGACGATCGCTACGAGAAACATGCGGGTCGGTGGTGTTTCCTGCATCGCAGGCACCGCCTCTATTACGGCGTCCGCCGAGAGAATTCGCCGCTGACCCAACGGGCCGCCCAGTGGCCAGCAAATCAAATCGGCGTGGGTGACCTGCCCTTGTCCGATCCCACCTTCATCGACTGGCGGAACACGACCAAAACCGTTGCGCCGCCGCAACACAACGAGCCGCCGCGATGA
- a CDS encoding SMP-30/gluconolactonase/LRE family protein: MIQCISDGLAFPESPIAYEDGSVVVSEMAAGRITRVLPDGATETVAITGGGPNGVGRLPDGRLVVCQNGGSRFGLGAWPYEFEGCVRLFRPVGPPDQPVPPALQIVAPSGHVSTLATEFTTRSGKVLPLVRPSDICVDGQGGFYVTDGGTTRGRTRSMTGLLYGTVEDGLREIVYPLEMPNGVALSADGAVLYVAETRTRRIWEFELERPGVVAAARGLTTVPSGGPLNIGGADGVCVDEAGRVLVATLGTGGVTVFSPTGELLGSIPADDPMTTNVTLSCDGKTLFMTLASTGRLIAVKNWLQAAGVAD, translated from the coding sequence ATGATCCAGTGCATATCCGACGGGTTGGCATTTCCGGAAAGCCCGATAGCCTACGAGGACGGCTCGGTCGTGGTGTCCGAGATGGCGGCCGGCCGCATCACCCGGGTTCTCCCCGACGGGGCAACCGAGACTGTCGCCATCACCGGAGGCGGACCAAATGGGGTCGGCAGGCTCCCCGACGGGCGACTGGTGGTGTGTCAGAACGGAGGATCGCGGTTCGGCCTCGGCGCGTGGCCGTACGAGTTCGAGGGGTGCGTACGGCTTTTCCGGCCGGTAGGTCCACCCGATCAACCGGTACCGCCCGCACTGCAAATAGTCGCCCCGAGTGGTCACGTCAGCACGCTGGCCACGGAATTCACCACGCGCTCGGGGAAGGTGCTGCCGCTGGTGCGACCCAGCGACATTTGTGTTGACGGTCAAGGCGGCTTCTACGTGACAGATGGCGGAACTACGCGAGGCCGCACGCGCAGCATGACCGGGCTGCTTTACGGCACCGTCGAAGATGGCCTGCGCGAAATCGTCTATCCGCTGGAAATGCCCAACGGCGTGGCACTTTCGGCCGACGGCGCGGTGCTGTATGTGGCGGAGACACGGACGCGACGCATCTGGGAGTTCGAGCTCGAGCGACCCGGAGTCGTTGCCGCGGCCCGCGGACTGACGACGGTGCCCAGTGGCGGCCCGCTCAACATCGGCGGGGCCGACGGAGTCTGCGTCGATGAAGCCGGGCGCGTACTGGTCGCCACGCTCGGGACGGGCGGCGTCACGGTCTTCTCCCCCACGGGCGAGCTCTTGGGCTCGATTCCCGCCGACGACCCGATGACAACCAACGTGACATTGAGCTGCGACGGAAAGACGTTGTTCATGACCCTAGCGTCGACGGGCCGTCTGATAGCGGTCAAGAATTGGCTGCAGGCAGCGGGTGTGGCCGATTGA
- a CDS encoding amidohydrolase family protein, with amino-acid sequence MPLQPSMKLLSVDDHLIEPPHVWRDRLPKKYVDQGPRIVDFPREGAPPMQQWVYEGRAYPNIGLNAVAGRSPEEFGVDPIRYADMIPGCYDPKARLADMDIDGVHAMLCFPSFPRFCGTVFLEGEDKELALLSVKAWNDFSLDEWCATDPARFIPMAITPLWDAALIVAEIERVAAKGARAIGLPDNPTNLKLPSYHTAYWEPVWSALEATNLTAVMHFGSGGFPPQTAPEAPFAVMITLMGTTSMAAATELIFSPVFHKHPNLKVAFSEGGVGWMPYLVERADYVWRKHKFYQNIHPTVAPSELFRRNISGCFIEDEVGMAMRHEIGIDNITWECDYPHSDSFWPKSRARAEEMLADVPDEEAAKIVELNARRWYSFPEEGFKSCTADAGWRPNGGNPPEYDYDEIMAAHGGIGFEAFLNKMEEQKAQKA; translated from the coding sequence ATGCCCCTGCAGCCATCGATGAAGCTTCTATCTGTCGACGACCACCTCATCGAACCGCCTCATGTGTGGCGGGACCGACTGCCCAAGAAGTATGTCGACCAGGGGCCGCGCATCGTCGACTTCCCACGCGAGGGTGCTCCACCGATGCAGCAGTGGGTCTACGAGGGCAGGGCCTATCCGAACATCGGGCTGAACGCCGTTGCGGGCCGATCGCCGGAAGAGTTCGGCGTCGATCCGATTCGCTACGCCGACATGATCCCCGGATGTTACGACCCCAAAGCGCGCCTCGCCGACATGGACATCGACGGTGTGCATGCCATGTTGTGCTTTCCATCGTTTCCGCGGTTCTGCGGCACGGTGTTTCTGGAAGGCGAGGACAAGGAACTGGCCCTGCTCAGCGTCAAGGCGTGGAACGACTTTTCGCTCGACGAGTGGTGCGCCACCGACCCCGCCCGGTTCATCCCGATGGCCATCACGCCGCTGTGGGATGCGGCGCTCATCGTCGCAGAGATCGAGCGGGTGGCAGCCAAGGGGGCGCGCGCGATCGGACTGCCCGACAACCCGACCAATCTGAAACTACCCAGCTACCACACCGCCTACTGGGAACCGGTGTGGTCGGCGCTGGAGGCGACCAACCTGACGGCGGTAATGCATTTCGGCAGTGGCGGATTCCCGCCCCAGACCGCGCCCGAGGCGCCGTTCGCGGTGATGATCACACTGATGGGCACCACCTCGATGGCGGCGGCCACCGAGCTCATCTTCTCGCCCGTGTTTCACAAGCATCCGAACCTCAAGGTCGCGTTCAGCGAGGGTGGTGTCGGCTGGATGCCCTATCTTGTCGAGCGCGCCGACTACGTCTGGCGCAAACACAAGTTCTATCAGAACATCCACCCGACCGTCGCGCCGTCAGAACTGTTCCGCCGCAACATTTCCGGATGTTTCATCGAGGACGAGGTAGGGATGGCGATGCGCCACGAGATCGGGATCGACAACATCACCTGGGAATGCGATTACCCGCACTCCGATTCGTTCTGGCCGAAGAGCCGTGCGCGCGCCGAGGAGATGCTGGCCGATGTCCCTGACGAGGAGGCCGCCAAGATCGTCGAACTGAACGCCCGTCGCTGGTACTCCTTTCCAGAGGAGGGATTCAAGTCCTGTACCGCGGATGCCGGCTGGCGCCCGAACGGCGGCAACCCGCCCGAGTACGACTATGACGAGATCATGGCGGCCCACGGGGGGATTGGCTTCGAGGCCTTCCTCAACAAGATGGAGGAACAGAAGGCTCAGAAGGCCTGA